The genomic DNA GCACGTCGAGCGCGCCCTTGACCAGCGGCGGCGTGTCCTGGGCGCCGAGATAGTTGGCGTCGAGCGCCGCGCGGCATTCCAGCACCTCGAAGCGGTTGGCCGGGATCAGGATCGCCTTGGACGGCTCGTCCATGCGATGGTTGGCGCGGCCGATGCGCTGCGCCAAGCGGCTGGCGCCCTTCGGAGCGCCGACATGTACCACCAGATCGACATCGCCCCAGTCGATGCCGAGGTCGAGCGTCGAGGTGGCGACGATGGCGCGCAGCGCATTGTCGGCCATCGCCTTCTCGACGCGGCGGCGCTGGCCGACATCGAGCGAGCCGTGATGCAGCGCGATCGGCAAAGAGTCCTCGTTCGCACGCCACAACTCCTGGAACAAAAGCTCCGCCTGGCTGCGGGTGTTGACGAAGAGCAGAGTGGTGCGGTGCTTCCTGATCGCCTCATAGATCTCAGGGATGGCGTAGCGGGCCGAGTGCCCCGACCATGGCACGCGCTCGCGCGAGTCGAGGATGGAGATGTCGGGCTTGGCGCCGCCGGCGACCGTAATGAGCCCTGCCATCTCGGGGTTGTTTGAATTTTTGGGCGGGTTCTGCGCAACCAGCCAGCGCCGCAGCTCATCCGGTTCGGCCACGGTGGCCGACAGACCTATGGTCTGCAGCTTGGGAACGAAGGCGCGCAGCCGCGCCAGGCCTAACGCCAGGAGATGCCCGCGTTTCGAGATGACAAGCGAATGCAATTCGTCGAGCACGACATAGCGCAAATCCTCGAAGAAGCGCCTCGCGTCGTTTGAGGCGATCAACAAGGCGAGCTGCTCGGGCGTGGTGAGCAGGATGTCGGGCGGCACCAGCTTCTGTCGCTGGCGCTTGTGCGAAGGCGTGTCGCCGGTGCGCGTCTCGATGGTGACCGGCAGTCCGATCTCCTCGACCGGCTTGCCGAGATTGCGCTCGATGTCGACGGCTAAAGCCTTGAGCGGCGAGATGTAGAGCGTATGGATGCCGCGATGGGCTTCGCCAGGCTTGCGGCGCGGACGTTTCGCGAGCTCGGTAAGCGACGGCAGGAAGCCGGCCAGCGTCTTGCCGGCGCCGGTCGGCGCGATGAGCAGTACCGATTGTCCGCCTTGAGCCTTGGCCAGCAGCTCGAGCTGATGGACACGCGGCGACCAGCCCTTTTCACCGAACCATTTGACGAATGGCTCGGGCAGCAGGACGGCGGCATTCTGTTCGGCAAGGCGCGGCTGCTCTGTCACGCGCCAGAGGTAGCGCGACGGTGAGCAATCGCCAAGAAAAATCGGAACAAAAGGGGATCGTTCTTGCCTTCTCCCCCTGTGGGCTAGCGTGCGCACACATTTGCTTCGTGCTGTGGTCAAGCGTGAAGAGGCGCCGTCGGAAAATGGCTTGAAGCGGTTGAATTGTATGTGATTCTGTAGCCGCCATTGTTGATTCTGGAGGTTTCGACGATGGCTTCGTTGCTTGGCTACTTCGGCGACCTGCGCCTGCAAAAAAGGGGAGCATGGTTCTGGAGCGCATGTTTGCGCGTGTCAGCACGGGCATGCGCCGGCTGGCCGACACGCGCGCCGAGAAGGTCGCGTTCACACGCCTGTTTCGCAATCGCCACGTGAGCACGCAAGAGATCATCCGCACGGCGGCGGCGCGAACCGCCGAACTGGCCGCCGGCCGCCACGTGCTGATCATCGAGGACAGCAGCGAGATCAACTATGAAGCCAAGGCTTCGCGCAAGCGCGGCCTCGGTCGTGTCGGCAATGGCACCGATATCGGGCTGTTCGTGCATCCGGCGTTGGCCGTGGATGCCGTGGACGGCTCGGTCCTTGGCCTTGCAGGCGCCACGATCTGGCGGCGCGAGGCAGAGAAGGCGGATGACTACCAGGCGCTGCCGATCGAAGCCAAGGAAAGCCACAAGTGGATCGGCACCGCCAAGGCGGCATGCCAGGCGCTGACCGACGCGCCGCAGATGACGGTGATCGGCGACCGCGAGGCCGACATCTACGAAGTGTTTGCAAGGCTGCCCGACGAGCGCACCCATGTGCTCATCCGCGCTGTACGGGATCGGGCCTTGGGCACGCGGGGCGAGCGCCTGTTCGGCGCGATCGCCAAGACGCCGGAAGCCGGCCGCATTGCCTTCGAACTGCAGGCCCGACCCGGCCGGCCGGCCCGCACCGTCGAACTGGCCGTTCGCTTCACCGCGGTGAGCTTGCGCCAGCCCCGCCTTGGCGCCGACAGCCGCGATCCGCGCGAACTCACGCTCAACATGGTGGAAGTGCGTGAGATCGATCCACCTTCGGCCAAGGACGCGGTGATCTGGCGGCTGTTGACCACCCACAGCGTCGAAACGCTCGCCGATGCCTGCCGCATCGTCGACCTGTATCGCTCGCGTTGGAGCGTCGAACAGCTGTTTCGGACCGTGAAGTCGCAGGCCATCGATCTGGAGGAAAGTCTCATCGCCGACGGCGATGCACTCGAACGTCTGGCCGCCACCGCTCTGGTCGTCGCCACCAAGGTCATGCAACTCGTACACGGGCGTGGTTCGCCGGGCCAGCGCTTCCAGGCCGCACACCTCTTCGATCCCACCGAGATCACCGTCCTGGAAGTGCTCATCGCCAAGCTCGAAGGCAAGACCCAAAAGCAGAAGAACCCGCACCCCACGCACACGCTCGCCTGGGCCGCCTGGTGTATCGCCAGGCTCGGAGGCTGGAACGGCTACGAAAAGGAACGCCCGCCAGGGCCCATCACCTTCACCCACGGCCTCAGACGCTTCAACGCCATCACACACGGCTTCGTTCTGGCCTCGCAAAAATGAGCCCGAAGCAAATGTGTGCGCACGCTAGCCCCCTGTGGGAGAAGGTGGATTGGCGCGAAGCGCCGAGACGGATGAGGGGTGTTGGAAGAAATGAGGCGCCGGGAGATTGGACGACGATGAAGCGTGGCCGCCAAGCTGGAGCACCCCTCATCCGGCCGAGCTTCGGCGACACCTTCTCCCACAAGGGGAGAAGGCGAGGTCTGCGCTACGGCCTCCTGAACCCTGTCGGCCCGCCAAAAAGATAGCCGATGCGCTCGACCGCTTCCTTCAGCCGCTCGCGCGAGACCAGCATGGTGTGGCCGTTGGCGTGGATCATATCCTTCGCGTCGGTCATGATGGCGACATGGCCTTTCCAGAAGACGAGGTCGCCGCGCTCCAGCCCGGAGAAATCCGGCCCCGGCTCGAACGGCGTGCCGATCGATGCCGACTGCATGTCGGTGTCGCGCAGCACTTCCTTGCCAGCCATGCGCATCGACAATTGCACGAGGCCGGAGCAGTCGATGCCGAAGCCGGAGACGCCGCCCCAGAGATAGGGCGTGCCGAGAAAGCTTTCCGCGACCGTGACATAGTCATCGGCGACCTCGGCGAGCGGCTGCAAATGGCGGGCGATGACCGCCTGCCCCGACGGCAGCAGCGCGTAGTGCGTGCCGCGCGTTTCGGCGGCGCCCGCCACGGTCACGGTCGAGCCCATCGACAGTTGCCCGCTGATCGGAAAGCGCAAATCGGGCCCCGGATAGAGGAAGGTGCGCGGCGCGGAAACGATGTGGGTCGGCGCCTGTTCGCGCGGGCCAAGAACGTTGTCGGCGACATAGCCGACATAGCCGTCGCGCTCGGCCTGCACCCAAGCCCAGCCTTCCGCATCCTCGAAGACGAGCACGTGATCGCCGAACAGCGCCTGGGTATTGACCCCGGCGTCCGGTCGCGGCGCCTTGCGCAGATCGGCGACGGCGGCAGTGATCCGCGCCGGCCGGCCGGCGACGAAGCGATCAGCTGAGACTTCTCCTTTCAGCCTGGCGTCGGCGAGATCGGAACGAAAGGCGTGAAGGCGGGCATCCCTGGCAGTCAAATCGGCAATCCAGTCAACTTGGTGATCCGTCAGATGGGCAGTTCATGCGCCTTCGCAACGATACCATCGCCGAAGCGCTCGACAAAGAGCGCGCCTTCCACTGTGCGCCGGATCAGCACGTTGCGCTTATCGAGCTCGTCGCGGTGCCGTGATACCAGCTTCAGCGCGCCCATCGTGTCGAGCGCGCGGGTGATGACCGGCTTGGTGACGTTGAGCCTGGCGGCCAGCCCGCGCACCGTGTGCGGCGGCGGATCGAGATAGATGGTGAGCAGGATCGCGGTCTGGCGCATGGTGAGATCGGGCGCGCCGTTGCGCACCTGCGACAGCATCACCTGCTGCCACAGTCGCAAGGCCTGGCTCGGGCGCATCGAGATCGACATCACCCCAGCATGACGGCAAATTGTTTCGGTTCCGTTTCAGTAACGGCATTTCGTGGGCTAGCGACCGAAGCGCTTCGCGATGATCCGCTCCAGCGCGCGAATGGCCTGTCCCTCGCCGCCCATCAGTCCGTGCGGACGATCTGCGGGGTTCCAGGCAAAAATGTCGAAATGCGCCCAGCTTGGCGTTTTCTCGACGAAGCGCTTGAGGAAGAGCGCCGCGGTGATCGATCCGGCAAAGCCATCCGTCGTGACATTGTTGATATCGGCGACCTTCGACGACAGCTTGGCATCGTAGGGGCGCCACAAGGGCATGCGCCACAACGGATCCTCGACCGCGAGCGAAGCCGCTGCCAGGTCGGAAGCCAGGGCCTCGTCGCCGGTGTAGAAGGGCGGCAGGTCGGGGCCAAGCGCAACCCGTGCCGCCCCGGTCAGCGTCGCCATGTCGATCAGCAAGGCCGGCCTTTCCTCGTCGGCAAGCGACAGCGCGTCGGCCAGGACCAGCCGGCCTTCCGCGTCGGTGTTGCCTATCTCGACGGTGATGCCCTTGCGGCTCCGCAGCACGTCGCCTGGCCGAAAGGCGTTGCCGGCGATCGAATTCTCGACGGCCGGGATCAGCACGCGCAGCCTGACGTCCAGTTTCGCCGCCATGATCATGGAGGCGAGCCCCAGCACGTTTGCGGCACCGCCCAGGTCCTTCTTCATCAACAGCATGCCCGACGACGGCTTGATGTCCAGGCCGCCCGTATCGAAGCACACCCCCTTGCCGACCAGCGTCACCTTTGGTGCATCGCCCGGTCCCCATGTCATGTCGATCAGCCGCGGCGCGCCGGTCGAGGCGCGGCCTACGGCATGGATCATCGGAAAATTCCGCGCCAGCAGGTCGTCGCCGGCGATGACGGAGATGTCGGCCCCGTGCGCTGCCGCGAGCGTCCGTGCCGCCTCTTCCAATTCCGCCGGCCCCATGTCGCTGGTCGGCGTGTTGACGAGATCGCGCGCCAGGAAAACACCCTCGGCGATGCGGCGCACATGCGCGCCGTCGGCCCCCGACGGCAGCGCGAAGCGCAACGCCTTGCCGGGCTTCCTGCCGTAGCGGGTAAAGACGTAGCCGCCGAGGACGAGCGCAAGCGCGGCAAGATCCGGCGCGGGCAGATCCTGGTCAAAATGCCATTCGCCCTCGGGCAGCGACCTCGCCAGGACACCGACGGCAAGCAGGCTCTCGCCGTCACCGGTACCGAACAGCGCGCCGGCCAGAGATCCATTCTCGCCGGGCAGGACCAGCGTGCGGCCCGCCTCGCCGGAAAAGCCGTTCGCCCTTGCCCAGGCCACGGCGGAAGGCGGAAGGTCCGTGTCGTCGAGGCCGTCCTTTCCCACCAGATACACTGGCAGGGAGGCTTCCGGTTTCTGATCAACGAGTTCGACAGGCATTCGATGGTCTCCGGCAGGGCATGGCGAGTCGGTTTTTTAACGGTCCGTTAGGGTTAACAGAATATTTCTTCGGGACGGCCAGCCAACGGCCGCACAGGAATGGAGGGCAGGTGCCGATGCCGATCAAAGCGCCGAACGTTACAAACAAGCATCTGATCACCACGGCATTGATGGTAGCGCTGGCGGCCAGCGTAGCGGGCTGCGGCAGCACCAGCAAGTTCACGACGGGCTCCATTTCCCGATCCGACAACAGGCCGCTGGAAACGATGTCGGCCAACGAATTGCACAGCGCGACGGCCAGGCTTGGCGATTCCTATGCCAGGAACCCGAA from Mesorhizobium sp. M1E.F.Ca.ET.045.02.1.1 includes the following:
- a CDS encoding IS4 family transposase, producing MVLERMFARVSTGMRRLADTRAEKVAFTRLFRNRHVSTQEIIRTAAARTAELAAGRHVLIIEDSSEINYEAKASRKRGLGRVGNGTDIGLFVHPALAVDAVDGSVLGLAGATIWRREAEKADDYQALPIEAKESHKWIGTAKAACQALTDAPQMTVIGDREADIYEVFARLPDERTHVLIRAVRDRALGTRGERLFGAIAKTPEAGRIAFELQARPGRPARTVELAVRFTAVSLRQPRLGADSRDPRELTLNMVEVREIDPPSAKDAVIWRLLTTHSVETLADACRIVDLYRSRWSVEQLFRTVKSQAIDLEESLIADGDALERLAATALVVATKVMQLVHGRGSPGQRFQAAHLFDPTEITVLEVLIAKLEGKTQKQKNPHPTHTLAWAAWCIARLGGWNGYEKERPPGPITFTHGLRRFNAITHGFVLASQK
- a CDS encoding NlpC/P60 family protein, yielding MTARDARLHAFRSDLADARLKGEVSADRFVAGRPARITAAVADLRKAPRPDAGVNTQALFGDHVLVFEDAEGWAWVQAERDGYVGYVADNVLGPREQAPTHIVSAPRTFLYPGPDLRFPISGQLSMGSTVTVAGAAETRGTHYALLPSGQAVIARHLQPLAEVADDYVTVAESFLGTPYLWGGVSGFGIDCSGLVQLSMRMAGKEVLRDTDMQSASIGTPFEPGPDFSGLERGDLVFWKGHVAIMTDAKDMIHANGHTMLVSRERLKEAVERIGYLFGGPTGFRRP
- a CDS encoding MarR family winged helix-turn-helix transcriptional regulator, which codes for MSISMRPSQALRLWQQVMLSQVRNGAPDLTMRQTAILLTIYLDPPPHTVRGLAARLNVTKPVITRALDTMGALKLVSRHRDELDKRNVLIRRTVEGALFVERFGDGIVAKAHELPI
- a CDS encoding leucyl aminopeptidase family protein, producing the protein MPVELVDQKPEASLPVYLVGKDGLDDTDLPPSAVAWARANGFSGEAGRTLVLPGENGSLAGALFGTGDGESLLAVGVLARSLPEGEWHFDQDLPAPDLAALALVLGGYVFTRYGRKPGKALRFALPSGADGAHVRRIAEGVFLARDLVNTPTSDMGPAELEEAARTLAAAHGADISVIAGDDLLARNFPMIHAVGRASTGAPRLIDMTWGPGDAPKVTLVGKGVCFDTGGLDIKPSSGMLLMKKDLGGAANVLGLASMIMAAKLDVRLRVLIPAVENSIAGNAFRPGDVLRSRKGITVEIGNTDAEGRLVLADALSLADEERPALLIDMATLTGAARVALGPDLPPFYTGDEALASDLAAASLAVEDPLWRMPLWRPYDAKLSSKVADINNVTTDGFAGSITAALFLKRFVEKTPSWAHFDIFAWNPADRPHGLMGGEGQAIRALERIIAKRFGR